Proteins found in one Desulfurellaceae bacterium genomic segment:
- a CDS encoding succinylglutamate desuccinylase/aspartoacylase family protein codes for MTPEPATQSARFPRLLGSYGGHAAGPLVLSIGGMHGNEPAGVLALQQVLGSLRASNLPFRGRFVGLAGNRAALARGCRYIDQDFNRLWLSERVQRLQGQERSADTGAEDAEQRELLEEIEAQLARRRGPVVFLDLHTTSAAGRPFVVIGDTLLNRRFAFRLRAAVILGLEEQLEGTLLNYLSERGHVAIGFEAGQHAAPSAVENHVAAIWSVLATAGCIPTTAVPAPSGRRPAVVEIRHHHLIQDGDAFVMQPGFTNFQPVKRGQLLAHDRHGPIRAVESGQMLMPLYQGQGADGFFVVRAVRPVWLGLAAWLRRLRLERLLTVLPGVRRHPDLAATLIVDLRIARWYGLEVFHLLGFRKKRSQAGKLIVSRRWHEPGAFEEWTAPEIVNTQDEDQTCTSKT; via the coding sequence ATGACGCCTGAGCCCGCAACCCAGTCCGCCCGCTTTCCCCGCCTGCTCGGCAGCTATGGCGGACACGCCGCCGGGCCGCTGGTGCTGAGCATCGGGGGGATGCACGGCAATGAGCCGGCCGGGGTGTTGGCCCTGCAACAGGTGCTGGGAAGCTTACGCGCGTCGAACCTGCCCTTTCGGGGCAGGTTTGTGGGCCTGGCCGGCAACCGGGCGGCGCTGGCGCGTGGCTGTCGGTATATTGACCAGGATTTCAACCGGCTGTGGCTGTCCGAACGCGTGCAGCGGCTGCAAGGCCAGGAGCGATCCGCAGACACGGGTGCGGAAGACGCGGAACAGCGCGAGCTGCTGGAAGAGATTGAAGCCCAGCTGGCCCGGCGCCGAGGACCGGTTGTCTTCCTCGACCTCCACACCACCTCTGCCGCAGGCCGGCCGTTTGTGGTGATTGGCGACACGCTGCTCAACCGTCGCTTTGCGTTCCGTCTCCGGGCTGCGGTGATTCTTGGCCTGGAAGAACAGCTGGAGGGCACGCTGCTGAATTATCTGAGCGAGCGGGGCCACGTCGCGATCGGCTTTGAGGCCGGTCAGCACGCCGCGCCAAGCGCGGTGGAGAACCATGTAGCGGCAATCTGGAGTGTGCTGGCCACCGCCGGCTGTATCCCGACGACCGCTGTGCCCGCGCCGAGCGGGCGCCGTCCTGCGGTCGTGGAAATCCGCCATCACCATCTGATTCAAGACGGCGATGCGTTTGTGATGCAGCCCGGTTTCACCAACTTCCAGCCGGTCAAACGCGGCCAGCTCTTGGCCCATGACCGCCACGGGCCGATCCGGGCCGTCGAGTCCGGGCAGATGCTGATGCCGCTCTACCAGGGGCAGGGGGCGGACGGCTTTTTTGTGGTCAGAGCCGTGCGGCCGGTGTGGCTGGGTCTGGCGGCGTGGCTGCGTCGGCTGCGGCTCGAACGTCTCCTGACCGTCCTGCCTGGGGTGCGTCGGCATCCCGACTTGGCCGCCACGCTCATTGTCGACCTGCGTATTGCGCGCTGGTACGGGCTGGAGGTATTCCACTTGCTGGGCTTTCGGAAAAAACGCTCCCAGGCCGGCAAACTGATCGTCAGCCGCCGCTGGCATGAGCCCGGCGCGTTTGAGGAGTGGACCGCCCCGGAGATCGTCAACACCCAAGATGAGGATCAAACATGCACGTCAAAGACCTGA
- a CDS encoding CBS domain-containing protein, translating to MHVKDLMQTDIATLRTNDSLDVAEDIMGMGRFRHLPVVQADGRLVGIVSQRDLLRASVSSLLKVSAHKQQQWLGKIAVRDVMSKNVVAVEADTDIEDALKLLLVEKFGCLPVVENKKLIGILTDSDLLEYLQRLLREGKSPQTRDRGRPKTGR from the coding sequence ATGCACGTCAAAGACCTGATGCAGACCGATATCGCCACGCTTCGAACGAATGACTCCCTCGATGTTGCCGAAGACATCATGGGCATGGGCCGCTTCCGCCATCTGCCGGTTGTCCAGGCCGACGGCCGCCTGGTCGGTATCGTCTCGCAACGAGACCTGCTGCGGGCTTCGGTTTCGTCCCTGCTGAAGGTCTCGGCCCATAAGCAGCAGCAGTGGCTGGGCAAGATCGCCGTCCGCGATGTGATGTCCAAAAACGTGGTGGCGGTCGAGGCGGACACGGATATTGAGGATGCCCTCAAGCTGTTGCTGGTTGAAAAGTTCGGCTGTCTGCCGGTTGTTGAGAACAAGAAACTGATCGGCATTCTGACCGACAGCGATCTGCTGGAATACTTGCAGCGCCTGTTGCGGGAAGGCAAGTCGCCCCAGACCCGGGACAGAGGCCGCCCCAAAACTGGCCGCTGA
- a CDS encoding universal stress protein: protein MPEPFRKILTPVYFDETSQEALEYARHFAQRNGGSVSLLHVVPTDEFHLLRRVYEPEKGGGADPDWAEKISREKLHAIAQEHLQDTQHEILTRLNSDPAAGILDAQQDTGADLVVMTTHGRTGLSHLILGSVVEKVVRETSGPVFVSRHGEHPSQTLAFQKILVPVDITEQSSTALSHARQLAEQYGATVYPLHVVPAADSDLLLRDVYRADPQAPADHVYAEKVARQKLEELAQAQLSGVQTQLELHVSDDPGRTIIETEKAVGADLLIMATHGFSGMFHLLLRSLTEKMMREADCPVLALHQ from the coding sequence ATGCCCGAACCCTTTCGCAAGATTCTGACCCCCGTCTATTTTGATGAGACATCCCAGGAGGCGCTCGAATACGCCCGACATTTTGCCCAGCGGAACGGCGGCAGCGTGTCGCTGCTACACGTCGTGCCGACCGATGAGTTCCATCTCCTGCGGCGGGTGTATGAGCCTGAGAAAGGCGGTGGCGCTGACCCGGACTGGGCCGAGAAGATCTCCCGCGAAAAACTGCACGCCATTGCCCAGGAGCACCTGCAGGACACCCAGCACGAAATCCTCACCCGCCTCAACAGCGACCCGGCGGCCGGCATCCTTGACGCCCAGCAGGACACTGGCGCGGACCTGGTCGTGATGACGACCCACGGACGGACGGGCCTGTCCCACCTGATCCTGGGCAGCGTGGTCGAGAAGGTCGTTCGGGAAACCAGCGGCCCGGTCTTTGTCTCTCGGCACGGCGAGCACCCGTCCCAGACCCTGGCTTTTCAGAAGATTCTGGTGCCGGTCGATATTACCGAGCAGTCCAGCACGGCCCTGAGCCACGCCCGCCAGCTTGCCGAGCAGTATGGGGCGACCGTGTATCCCCTGCACGTTGTCCCGGCCGCAGACAGCGACCTGCTGCTGCGCGATGTGTATCGCGCCGACCCCCAGGCTCCGGCCGACCATGTGTACGCCGAAAAAGTCGCCCGGCAAAAGCTCGAAGAGCTGGCCCAGGCCCAGCTGAGCGGAGTCCAGACCCAGCTCGAACTCCACGTCAGCGACGATCCGGGCCGGACCATCATCGAAACAGAGAAAGCCGTTGGCGCAGACCTGCTGATCATGGCCACCCACGGTTTCAGCGGCATGTTCCACCTGCTGCTACGCAGCCTGACCGAAAAGATGATGCGCGAGGCGGACTGCCCAGTGCTGGCCCTGCACCAATAG
- a CDS encoding zf-TFIIB domain-containing protein, which translates to MDEKDRLGQLLDKKERAEENRFFAERDRELIEQLRRKKAEEEEELFRELVHLRCPRCGARLGQREVHEVTIDECPDCQGVWLDKGELEELSKHRGGEWVGQFMQRLAGLLSHPTR; encoded by the coding sequence ATGGACGAAAAAGACCGGCTCGGCCAACTCTTGGACAAAAAAGAGCGCGCCGAGGAGAATCGATTTTTTGCCGAGCGTGACCGCGAACTCATCGAACAGCTCAGACGAAAAAAGGCCGAAGAAGAAGAAGAACTCTTCCGCGAACTCGTCCACCTGCGCTGTCCGCGGTGTGGGGCGCGGCTCGGGCAGCGGGAGGTCCACGAGGTCACGATTGACGAGTGTCCGGACTGCCAGGGCGTCTGGCTGGATAAGGGCGAGCTGGAAGAACTCTCCAAACACCGGGGCGGCGAGTGGGTTGGGCAGTTCATGCAGCGCCTGGCCGGTCTGTTGTCTCACCCCACCAGGTAG
- a CDS encoding nitric-oxide reductase large subunit codes for MRLLWTILAAVLIGSFAALLYYGREVYQMAPPVPGRIVIADADRRLLFSGDDIRAGQDVWRSIGGHDLGSVWGHGAYTAPDWTADWLHREAVWLLDHWAKREGAPSYDALGPERQAALRARLQAELRTNTYDPPSQTLTVSALRARAVRAVQAHYLGLFGTDPVYDSLRESYAMPAGTVASDALAAQLTAFFFWATWACVTERPGHDITYTHNWPPEALVGNGPTGTMLVVSVASFVLLLGGIGALAWLYAASRDFWRNAHAHPSSDPLLGLSVTPSMRATHKYFWVVGILLLAQMLTGIITAHYGVEGTGLYGIPLAEWLPYSLARTWHVQLGIFWIATAWLATGLCLAPSIARREPGLQRLGVNGLFVALAIVIAGSMAGQALAIHQQLDGGTNFWFGHQGYEYVELGRFWQVLLAIGLFGWVGLMLRALWPALRTAQGANRQLLSIFILAVAAIALFYTAGLMWGRHTNLALAEYWRWWVVHLWVEGFFEVFAVTIIAFMFTRLGLVRVRSATMAVLFTTILYLVGGVLGMFHHLYFTGTTPIILVLGGTFSALELMPLVLIGFEAYENWSMAHLAPWVQNYKWPIYWFVAVAFWNLVGAGLFGFLINPPIALYYMQGLNTTPVHAHAALFGVYGMLGIGLCLLSLRILGLRQEWNTRALGFAFWAMNLGLGLQILLSLLPVGLAQTWASVEHGMWYARSAEFLQTPTLETFRWLRVIGDTLLALGILAFGWFHLGLTTGWSVLGLRPDSAGPEPTLPHERSG; via the coding sequence GTGCGTCTGCTGTGGACGATTCTTGCCGCTGTCCTCATCGGCTCGTTCGCTGCCCTGCTGTACTACGGGCGCGAAGTCTACCAGATGGCGCCGCCGGTCCCCGGGCGCATTGTCATCGCCGATGCCGACCGCAGGCTGCTGTTCAGCGGAGATGATATTCGGGCCGGCCAGGATGTGTGGCGCTCGATCGGCGGACACGATCTCGGATCAGTCTGGGGTCACGGCGCCTATACCGCCCCGGACTGGACTGCGGACTGGCTGCACCGCGAGGCGGTCTGGTTGCTGGACCACTGGGCCAAGCGGGAAGGCGCCCCCAGCTACGACGCTCTCGGCCCCGAACGGCAGGCCGCGCTGCGGGCTCGGCTCCAGGCCGAGCTACGCACCAACACCTATGACCCGCCCAGCCAAACACTGACTGTATCAGCCCTGCGCGCCCGGGCCGTTCGGGCAGTGCAGGCCCACTACCTGGGGCTGTTCGGAACCGACCCCGTATATGACAGCCTGCGCGAGAGCTATGCCATGCCGGCCGGCACGGTCGCCAGCGACGCTCTCGCTGCCCAGCTCACGGCCTTCTTCTTCTGGGCCACCTGGGCGTGCGTGACCGAGCGGCCCGGCCACGACATTACCTATACCCACAACTGGCCGCCGGAAGCCCTGGTCGGCAATGGTCCTACCGGCACCATGCTGGTGGTGTCGGTGGCGAGTTTTGTGCTCCTGCTGGGAGGGATTGGCGCCTTGGCTTGGTTGTATGCGGCCAGCCGTGATTTCTGGCGCAACGCCCACGCCCACCCGTCCAGCGACCCGCTGCTCGGTCTCAGCGTGACGCCTTCAATGCGGGCGACCCACAAGTACTTCTGGGTTGTGGGCATCCTGTTGCTGGCCCAGATGCTGACCGGGATCATCACCGCCCACTATGGGGTCGAAGGCACGGGGCTGTACGGTATTCCGCTCGCCGAGTGGTTGCCGTACTCGCTAGCCCGTACCTGGCACGTCCAACTCGGCATTTTCTGGATTGCCACAGCCTGGTTGGCGACCGGACTGTGTCTGGCGCCGAGCATCGCCAGACGCGAGCCCGGCTTGCAGCGGCTCGGGGTCAACGGGCTGTTTGTCGCCCTGGCGATTGTCATCGCCGGTTCCATGGCCGGCCAGGCTCTGGCCATCCACCAGCAGCTGGACGGTGGCACAAACTTCTGGTTTGGCCACCAGGGTTATGAGTATGTTGAGTTGGGACGGTTCTGGCAGGTGCTGCTGGCAATCGGCCTGTTTGGGTGGGTCGGGCTGATGCTGCGCGCGCTGTGGCCGGCGCTCCGCACAGCCCAGGGGGCGAACAGGCAGCTGCTCAGCATCTTTATTCTCGCCGTGGCTGCGATTGCGCTGTTTTACACCGCCGGCCTGATGTGGGGGCGGCATACCAATCTGGCGCTGGCCGAGTATTGGCGCTGGTGGGTCGTCCACCTGTGGGTGGAAGGCTTCTTTGAGGTCTTTGCCGTTACGATCATTGCTTTCATGTTTACCCGTCTGGGTCTTGTCCGGGTTCGCTCGGCAACCATGGCTGTCCTGTTCACCACCATTCTGTATCTGGTCGGGGGCGTCCTGGGCATGTTCCACCACCTCTACTTTACCGGCACCACTCCCATCATTCTGGTCCTGGGCGGAACATTCAGTGCTCTGGAGCTGATGCCGCTGGTGTTGATCGGCTTTGAAGCCTACGAGAACTGGTCAATGGCGCATCTTGCGCCGTGGGTGCAGAACTACAAGTGGCCGATTTACTGGTTTGTGGCGGTCGCGTTCTGGAATCTGGTCGGAGCCGGGCTGTTCGGCTTTTTGATCAACCCGCCCATCGCCCTGTACTACATGCAGGGGCTCAACACCACGCCGGTCCACGCCCACGCCGCCCTGTTCGGGGTGTATGGCATGCTGGGGATCGGTCTGTGCCTGCTGAGTCTGCGGATTCTCGGCCTGCGCCAGGAGTGGAACACGCGGGCGCTCGGCTTTGCCTTCTGGGCCATGAACCTCGGTCTGGGCCTCCAGATCCTGCTCAGTCTCCTGCCGGTCGGACTCGCCCAGACCTGGGCCAGCGTCGAGCACGGGATGTGGTACGCCCGTTCGGCGGAGTTCTTGCAGACCCCGACCCTGGAGACGTTCCGCTGGCTGCGGGTGATCGGCGATACGCTGCTGGCGCTCGGCATCCTGGCCTTTGGCTGGTTTCACCTCGGTCTGACGACCGGCTGGTCGGTCCTCGGCCTGCGGCCCGATAGCGCCGGCCCTGAACCGACCCTGCCACACGAAAGGAGCGGCTGA
- a CDS encoding CBS domain-containing protein, which yields MKTVREIMSAEVTTLGRNDTLQLAQDIMNLGRVRHFPVLEDGEVVGVMSQRDLYKASLGSVMRYGEKAQREFLDTIAVKEVMHYPPVTTTSQTSVKEAARLMLEEKVGCLPVLDGTQLVGIVTETDMLKLVAEID from the coding sequence ATGAAGACTGTCAGAGAGATCATGAGCGCCGAGGTGACGACCCTGGGGCGTAATGATACGCTCCAACTCGCCCAGGACATCATGAACCTGGGCCGGGTGCGTCATTTCCCGGTTCTGGAGGATGGCGAGGTGGTCGGTGTAATGAGCCAGCGCGACCTGTATAAGGCCTCGCTCGGCTCGGTGATGAGGTATGGCGAGAAAGCCCAGCGCGAGTTCCTCGACACCATCGCGGTCAAGGAAGTCATGCACTATCCCCCGGTGACGACGACCTCGCAGACATCGGTCAAGGAAGCCGCCCGGCTGATGCTGGAGGAAAAGGTCGGCTGTCTGCCCGTCCTCGACGGTACGCAGCTGGTCGGCATTGTGACCGAGACGGATATGCTCAAGCTGGTGGCGGAAATCGACTAG